The following are from one region of the Salvia splendens isolate huo1 chromosome 2, SspV2, whole genome shotgun sequence genome:
- the LOC121786278 gene encoding UDP-galactose transporter 1-like encodes MEDSRLCQWSVIRSILAIVQWWGFNVTVIIMNKWIFQKLDFKFPLTVSCIHFISSAIGAYLVIKVLKLKPLIQVDPEDCWRRIFPMSCIFCINIVLGNVSLRYIPVSFMQTIKSFTPATTVILQWLIWKKYFDWRIWASLVPIVGGILLSSVTELSFNMLGFFAALFGCVATSTKTILAESLLHGYKFDSINTVYYMAPFATMILAVPAMVLEGPGVTEWLLMCPSLFSSLFIIFGSGVTAFCLNFSIFYVIHSTTAVTFNVAGNLKVAVAFTCSWLIFQNPISVMNAFGCGVTLVGCTFYGYVRQRLANQAPGAPAAPRTPRSKAELLPLVSDKLDDKV; translated from the exons ATGGAGGATAGCAGGTTGTGCCAGTGGAGCGTAATTCGATCTATATTGGCTATTGTTCAATGGTGGGGTTTCAATGTCACTGTTATCATCATGAACAAATGGATCTTTCAG AAGCTGGACTTCAAGTTTCCATTAACTGTATCGTGcattcattttatttcttcGGCAATTGGCGCATATTTGGTAATTAAAGTGCTAAAACTTAAGCCTCTTATTCAAGTTGATCCCGAAGATTGCTGGAGGAGAATTTTTCCCATGTCGTGTATATTTTGCATAAACATAGTTTTGGGAAATGTGAGCCTTCGGTATATTCCTGTTTCCTTCATGCAAACGATCAAGTCTTTCACCCCTGCCACCACAG TCATCTTGCAGTGGCTAATCTGGAAAAAGTACTTTGACTGGCGAATTTGGGCCTCTCTGGTTCCGATTGTTGGAGGGATTCTGCTCTCGTCAGTCACGGAGCTGAGTTTTAACATGCTAGGATTTTTTGCTGCTTTATTTGGTTGCGTTGCTACGTCTACAAAAACCATTCTTGCTGAGTCTTTATTGCATGGGTACAAATTTGACAG CATAAACACAGTATACTACATGGCTCCTTTTGCAACTATGATCTTGGCTGTGCCAGCCATGGTGCTTGAAGGGCCAGGGGTTACGGAGTGGCTTCTCATGTGCCCCTCTCTCTTTTCGTCCCTCTTCATCATTTTTGGATCTGGAGTGACGGCCTTTTGCCTCAATTTCTCGATTTTTTATGTCATTCACTCCACGACTGCTGTGACCTTCAACGTTGCAGGAAACCTTAAG GTTGCAGTTGCGTTTACATGCTCCTGGCTCATCTTCCAGAATCCAATCTCTGTCATGAACGCCTTCGGATGTGGGGTGACACTCGTCGGGTGCACCTTCTACGGGTACGTGAGGCAGAGGCTCGCAAACCAAGCCCCTGGAGCACCAGCCGCCCCTCGTACTCCACGAAGCAAAGCAGAGTTGCTCCCATTGGTAAGCGACAAACTGGACGACAAAGTATAA